The following coding sequences are from one Thermoplasmata archaeon window:
- a CDS encoding enoyl-CoA hydratase-related protein: protein MQGKFVRTRVDNGVGYIEIAKPKANTYDLEMMHEVDAALEELRFDDPAKVIVLTSTLAGFFSAGADIEMLKKSQPDFKAMFCLFCQETLNKFAQTPKVVIAALPGHTVGGGLEIALACDLRIMAKDSGKIGLPEVNLGVLPGTGGTQRLPRLIGSSRALDLMITGRLLSPDEALAMGLVNYVYPKETFAADVQAFASGLAHGPSRAISLIKRSVQEGVEMPLSSGLALERELQNRLFVTEDAKEGIAAYLEKRKPNFKGH, encoded by the coding sequence ATGCAAGGGAAGTTCGTTCGGACCCGGGTCGACAACGGGGTCGGCTACATCGAGATCGCGAAGCCGAAGGCCAACACCTACGACCTCGAGATGATGCACGAGGTCGACGCGGCCCTCGAGGAGCTGCGCTTCGACGACCCCGCAAAGGTGATCGTGCTCACGAGCACCCTCGCGGGATTCTTCAGCGCCGGCGCCGATATCGAGATGCTCAAGAAGAGCCAGCCGGACTTCAAGGCGATGTTCTGCCTCTTCTGCCAGGAGACCCTGAACAAGTTCGCGCAGACCCCGAAGGTCGTCATCGCGGCGCTCCCCGGTCACACGGTCGGCGGCGGCCTCGAGATCGCGCTCGCCTGCGATCTACGCATCATGGCGAAGGACTCCGGGAAGATCGGTCTGCCCGAGGTAAACCTGGGGGTGCTCCCCGGGACAGGTGGAACGCAGCGCCTTCCCCGCCTCATCGGTAGCTCCCGCGCGCTCGATCTGATGATCACAGGCCGGCTCCTTAGCCCAGACGAGGCGCTCGCGATGGGGCTCGTCAACTACGTCTATCCCAAGGAGACGTTCGCCGCGGATGTCCAAGCGTTCGCGAGCGGACTTGCGCACGGTCCCTCCCGCGCGATCAGCCTGATCAAGCGCTCGGTCCAAGAAGGGGTCGAAATGCCCCTGAGCTCCGGTCTCGCCCTGGAGCGGGAGCTGCAGAACCGCCTCTTCGTCACCGAGGACGCCAAGGAAGGGATCGCCGCCTACCTCGAAAAGCGCAAGCCCAACTTTAAGGGGCATTGA
- a CDS encoding Phenylacetic acid catabolic protein — MHSPTSPGPEPHAAAPAANVSKIIQEGGTVEPVREILWGSSAGVRKYETGEELPGDMRKLVIRLMVVQADTEFASIQQHRPWLDSAPTLEDRWIEARIVADEARHGLQACRVLRDFGEDGQKDIDELLTKREGEHKLDAFNMKFERWSDVGAFTCLVDRVGVYQLRSFQECSYGPLARAMPLMLSEEQLHLNFGFSVLRRMAQYGPKYSGSKDEAQAAVNKWYPRALDMFGHSNSDTSRRAIEYGLKRWTNEEARERYIHEVTPLLTSIGLQVPAADFDRHIH; from the coding sequence ATGCACTCACCGACCTCTCCAGGACCGGAGCCGCACGCCGCGGCGCCGGCGGCGAACGTCTCCAAGATCATCCAGGAGGGCGGGACCGTCGAGCCCGTCCGCGAGATCCTCTGGGGCTCGTCCGCGGGAGTTCGCAAGTACGAGACGGGGGAGGAGCTCCCTGGCGACATGCGCAAGCTCGTCATTCGGCTCATGGTGGTGCAGGCCGACACCGAGTTCGCATCGATCCAACAGCACCGCCCCTGGCTCGACTCGGCCCCGACGCTCGAGGATCGCTGGATCGAAGCCCGCATTGTCGCGGACGAAGCGCGCCACGGACTCCAGGCGTGCCGCGTCCTCCGCGACTTCGGTGAGGACGGCCAGAAGGACATCGACGAGCTGTTGACGAAGCGCGAGGGCGAGCACAAGCTCGACGCGTTCAACATGAAGTTCGAGCGCTGGAGCGATGTCGGCGCGTTCACCTGCCTCGTCGACCGGGTCGGCGTCTACCAGCTCCGCTCCTTCCAGGAGTGCTCGTACGGCCCGCTCGCGCGCGCGATGCCCTTGATGCTCTCCGAGGAACAGCTCCACCTCAACTTCGGGTTCAGCGTGCTTCGCCGGATGGCGCAGTACGGACCGAAGTACTCGGGCTCGAAGGACGAGGCCCAGGCCGCGGTCAACAAGTGGTACCCGCGTGCCCTCGACATGTTCGGGCACTCCAATTCCGACACGAGCCGGCGAGCGATCGAGTACGGTCTCAAGCGCTGGACGAACGAGGAAGCGCGCGAACGGTACATCCACGAGGTCACGCCGCTCCTGACCTCGATCGGGCTTCAGGTGCCGGCGGCGGACTTCGACCGCCACATCCACTAG